One segment of Ziziphus jujuba cultivar Dongzao chromosome 12, ASM3175591v1 DNA contains the following:
- the LOC107414238 gene encoding rust resistance kinase Lr10: MEILFLLKISVIIFCTLLLLLPVSAESRYGACKPRNCGSGPNISYPFYIEDTGLDFCGLRGFKIECSEGKPVYLTSRGPYFVEDISYENQSLRLVDVEVVDATCYAPSHYFAFDGGPMYFSSTHANLQFFYGCNESFSLSFEKKLIPCKSNATYVSYVALVVKDKELSYGEGCERQVGVPIDLEGGFSNQTIKTVDYPQLLKKGFTLRWYGDGCSNSCKTSGGQCGFEDERTVCFCPEGTHSTNCTEGKTGNMTILKVGTGNGNKIFKATIATTVAGVGALIVIVICCIRKFKYNKSICFWKKQNQTDQNIEAFLRNYGPVRVRRYSYSDVKKMTNSFKEKLGQGGYGGVYKGKLHDNSLVAVKVLNESKGNGEEFINEVATISRTSHVNIVSLLDFCFEGQKRALIYQFMPNGSLEKFIFNNNHSLGWDTLFQISLGIARGLEYLHRGCNTRILHFDIKPHNILLDEDFSPKISDFGLARVCTRKQSTISMLDARGTIGYVAPELHCREVGGVSHKSDVYSYGMMVLEMVGRRKNVNVGADHSSEIYFPHWIYQRLKLDEELGLKIIMNEAEKIEVKKMIMVSLWCTQLDPSDRPAMSKVIEMLEGSLDSLQMPPKPRIFSSTSNSSFPSDSSSAIV, from the exons ATGGAAATACTCTTTCTCTTAAAGATTAGCGTTATTATCTTTTGCACCTTACTACTTTTATTACCTGTATCAGCGGAGTCAAGATATGGAGCTTGTAAACCAAGAAACTGCGGCAGCGGCCCCAATATCAGCTACCCTTTTTATATCGAAGATACCGGGTTAGACTTTTGTGGTCTGCGAGGCTTTAAAATTGAGTGCTCTGAAGGGAAACCTGTATATTTGACCTCAAGAGGCCCTTACTTTGTCGAAGATATCTCGTATGAAAACCAGTCACTGCGTTTGGTGGATGTTGAAGTCGTGGATGCTACATGCTATGCTCCTTCTCACTATTTCGCCTTCGATGGCGGTCCGATGTATTTCAGCTCCACTCATGCTAACTTGCAGTTCTTTTATGGATGCAATGAATCATTTTCTCTCAGTTTTGAGAAGAAGTTGATTCCTTGCAAATCCAATGCTACTTATGTTTCATATGTTGCGTTGGTCGTTAAGGATAAGGAGTTGAGTTATGGAGAGGGCTGTGAGCGGCAAGTGGGTGTACCTATTGATTTGGAGGGAGGCTTCTCCAATCAAACCATAAAAACTGTTGATTACCCTCAATTGTTGAAGAAAGGTTTCACTTTAAGATGGTATGGAGATGGATGTTCCAACTCATGTAAAACAAGCGGTGGCCAATGCGGATTTGAAGACGAACGTACTGTATGCTTTTGTCCCGAAGGAACACATTCTACAAACTGCACAGAGG GAAAGACTGGTAACATGACAATCCTTAAAGTTGGAACAG GAAATGGAAACAAGATTTTCAAAGCAACAATag CCACAACAGTTGCTGGAGTTGGGGCTCTAATTGTGATAGTGATATGCTGCATAaggaaattcaaatataataaatccatATGTTTTTGGAAGAAGCAGAATCAAACTGATCAAAATATTGAGGCCTTTCTAAGGAACTATGGACCTGTACGAGTTAGAAGATATAGTTATTCTGATGTCAAGAAAATGACCAACTCCTTCAAAGAAAAATTAGGCCAAGGGGGCTATGGTGGTGTATACAAAGGAAAATTACATGATAACAGTCTTGTTGCAGTAAAGGTGTTGAATGAATCAAAAGGTAATGGAGAAGAATTTATCAACGAGGTGGCAACAATTAGCAGAACTTCCCATGTCAACATTGTTTCTCTATTAGATTTCTGTTTTGAGGGTCAAAAAAGAGCTCTCATCTATCAGTTCATGCCTAATGGATCTCTTGAGAAATTTATATTCAACAACAATCATTCATTGGGATGGGATACACTCTTTCAAATTTCGCTTGGCATTGCTCGAGGGCTCGAATATTTACATCGTGGTTGTAATACACGAATTCTGCATTTTGACATAAAGCCACATAATATTCTTCTAGATGAAGATTTCTCACCAAAAATATCTGATTTTGGACTTGCTAGAGTATGTACCAGAAAACAGAGTACTATTTCTATGCTGGATGCAAGAGGGACTATTGGATATGTTGCTCCTGAACTACATTGTAGAGAAGTTGGAGGGGTTTCACACAAATCTGATGTGTATAGCTATGGAATGATGGTTTTGGAAATGGTTGGACGGAGAAAGAATGTGAATGTCGGTGCTGATCATAGTAGTGAAATATATTTTCCACACTGGATTTACCAGCGTCTTAAATTAGATGAAGAACTTGGATTAAAGATAATAATGAACGAAGCTGAAAAAATTGAAGTGAAGAAGATGATAATGGTGAGTTTATGGTGTACACAACTTGACCCTTCAGATAGACCAGCCATGAGTAAAGTCATAGAAATGTTGGAAGGAAGTCTTGATTCCTTGCAAATGCCACCAAAGCCGCGGATCTTTTCTTCTACTTCAAATTCAAGTTTTCCATCTGATTCTTCCAGTGCGATTGTATGA